The Apium graveolens cultivar Ventura chromosome 3, ASM990537v1, whole genome shotgun sequence sequence GGTATGCCCCGAAAGGTTTATGTAATTTTACTTAAGTTATTTTCCTTTGTTTTATTCTGGTGTTGAATTCTTTGAACCATGTGGGGCTTTTTTGCCGTTAAAATCGTAATAGACCATTTGCTATCTTTTATCTTCTTTTTGAGAGAAATTGACTTTGTCTTTTGGATATATTTTGTACGTAGTTATGGAGAATTTACTATTCGTCTTTTTTCTTTTGGAGTTTTCTTTACCTTGTTGGCGTATTGTGGCTTTTGTAATGTGTAACCGCAAGTACCTTATGTAAATTGCATATTTCTTGTCGAATGGAGATTAAAATTGAATTTAAACTTGAATGGAGATTAAACTCGAATGCGTGTGAATGCTAAGGCAAAAATATAAGCACATTTTTGATTGAAAGTCAGAGTTTTATAAAAACTTTGGGAAAATATCATTGAGTACTTGTCGTCTTACATAATAGCTTTTGGCTTTGAGTAGTTGCGAATGCGACTTGATTATGTCATGGAGACCTACCTTAAATAACTTAATAACTTAAACTTGGGTGTTTTCATCGAATTCTTCTTTTCTTAAGGATAGGACTTCTTGAGATGTATGGCATTCCATGCATTTTCTATTGGAGTTCCATCGAGCTGTGCGAGGCGATATGAACCCGAGTTGGTGATTTTTGTTACCCTATATGGGCCTTTCCATGGTGGAGACATCATGTTCATTTTTGAGGGCATTGAAGTTACAACTTCTCTTAACACTAGGTTTTTGACTTTAAAGCCCCTGGGATTGACTTTTGCATTGTATAGCTCTGCGACCTTTTCTTGGTACTTGGAGAATTTGAACTGTGCGGATTCTCTGATCTCTTCTAAAAGATCTTTGTTCATCTAAAAGAATTTGATGCTTAGAGACTTAGTTCCAATTTCCATTGGTAGTACTTCCTCAGTCCCATACGCCATTCTGAAGGGTATTTTACCTGTTGCAGCTTTTGGAGTGGTTCGTAGGCTCCATAGTACATTTGGAAGCTCATTGACCCAGTTTCTATTGGcatccatcaatctcttcttgaGGCCTTACATAATTGCTTGATTAGTGATTTCAACCTGGCCATTGGACTGCGGGTATGCTATTAAAGCTTTGAGGTGTTGGACTTCGAGCCCTTCAAGAGCATTCTTCCAACTTTCACCTGTAAACTAAGTGCCATTATCTGTAATGGTGATTCTGGGTACTCCAAACCTGAATACTATGTTTTCCATAAAAAATTAAATTGCATCTACTTATCTGATTCGAGCAAGGGGCTTTGCCTCTATCCATTTGGTGAAGTAATTCACTGCCACAATGATGTATTGACACTGTTTGGAGCTCTTTGGAAGTGGTCCCATTAGGTCTATGCCCCACATGTAGAATGGGCAAGGCGTGGTGGTTGGATTGAAGGGCACGGAAGGCTTGTGGTTCTTCGAGCTATAGAGCTGACAGGGCCTGCACTGCCTCGTGTACCTCTCACAATCTTGACGCATAGTGGGCCAAAAAACACCATGTCTTATAATTTTTAAGGCCATGTTCTTACCCGCGAGGTGATCTCCACATATGCCTGAATGGACTTCCAGCATGACTATTTGCGATTCGCTCCTGCTAACGCATCTGAGCAATGGTTCAACTAAGGCTCGTCTGAAGAGCTTGTTGTCAATGACACAATAGTGTTTGGCCTTTATTTTATCTTCCTCAATTCTTGCCTGTCACTCTCCGTGATATTTCCTTGGATAAATTTGATTATTGTAGTTCTCTAATCTTCTTCATTTGATATGCATTTGACTTCATGGATTTCAATTGATGGGTGTGATAACTCCGTGAAGTAGGCGGGGTCTGTGATCTGTTGGATGTCTGATGTAGCCACCTTAGAGAGGGCGTCTGCCCATTGATTTATTGATCTTCCAATGTTGTTGATGGTCCACGAGGTGAACATTTGTAGGAGTTTTAGGGTAATCTGCATGTTTGTGGCCATTCTATCATTAATTTCTTTGAATTCCCCTAGGACTTGCTTGACTACCAATTGAGAGTCACTAAATATGTCGATTACAGATGCTTCTAGCTTGTGAGCTAACTTGAGACCAACTATTAGACCCTCATACTCAGCCTCGTTATTGGTGGCAGGGAATTTGAATTTTACAACCTGTTTAACTACGAAGCCTTCAGGGCTAGTGAGAACAATTCCTGCACCTCCTGCTTGTGAGGTTGATGACCCGTCTGTGAAGAGTACCCAAGCTTTTCTTTCAGATGTAGTGATCACTTCTCCTGGTTCGAGATTTGAAAAGTTACATTCCGTAATGAAGTCGGATAAGGCCTAAGATCTAATGGCCGTTCTTGGTTGAAATTTAAGGTGGAACTGACTTAGTTACACCATACATGATGCTAATCTGCCTGTCATATCTGGCTTATGCAAAATTCTTCGTAAGGATTGGTTTATCATGACTATTATCAACCATCCTTGGAAGTATTGTCTTAATTTTCTGCTTGCGATTACACGTGCATATGCGAGTTTCTCGATGTTTGAATAACGAGTTTCTGCATCTTTCAGTGTGTGGCTTACGTAGTATACGGGCTTGTGATCTAATTTTTCCTCCTCAATGAGTACTGCTGCTACTGTTGAGTCAGCTGCAAATAGGTATAACTTCAAAGGCTCGCATGGTTCAGGCTTTGCCATTATTGGTGGTGAAGTGaggaatttttttatttattgtAAGCTTTCTTCACATTCTTTCATCCACCTGAAGGGATTGCTTTTTGATGCCTGCTTAATAGCTCCGTACATCGGGAGGCACTTCTTTGATGATTGAGGTATGAAACATCTTAGGGCTGCAATGGAGCCTGCGAGGACTTTGAGCTCTTTGAGGCATTTTGGGGCTGTCATATTTTGAATAGCTGATATCTGGTTGGGATCAGCTTCAATCCCTTTTTGAGTTAAAAGGAATCCTAGGAATCGACCTCCACTTAGAGAAAAAGAGCATTTTGCCGGGTTCAACCTCATGTTGTGATTTCTTACCCTTTCAAATGTCTCTCTTAAATTGTTCACATGTGCTAAAATTGTGGGCGACATGGTCACTATGTCGTCCACATAGAACTGGATATTTTTTCCAATCTGAGGTTTAAAAACTACGTCTATTATCCTTTGAAAGGTGGCACATGCATTTAAGAGTCCGAATGGTACGACTTTGTAAGCAAAGACACCTTTATGAGTGATGAACGCAGTGTCAGTCGTGGTTTTTCTCTGCCAATTTTATTTGATTATACCCGAAGAAAGCATCAATAAATGACAACATTTCATTGCTTGCCGTTGCATCGATGAGTTGATCAATATTGGGAAGCAGGATAAAAGCCTTTTGGGCAAGCTTTGTTAAGATCAGAGTATTCAATCCACATACGCCACTTGCCATTGCtctttttgaccaagactgtGTTCGCGATCCATCTGGAGAACTGTACGGGCTTGATGAATCCCGCTTCAAGCAGACCGTCTACTTCC is a genomic window containing:
- the LOC141714406 gene encoding uncharacterized protein LOC141714406; the encoded protein is MAKPEPCEPLKLYLFAADSTVAAVLIEEEKLDHKPVYYVSHTLKDAETRYSNIEKLAYAREVITTSERKAWVLFTDGSSTSQAGGAGIVLTSPEGFVVKQVVKFKFPATNNEAEYEGLIVGLKLAHKLEASVIDIFSDSQLVVKQVLGEFKEINDRMATNMQITLKLLQMFTSWTINNIGRSINQWADALSKVATSDIQQITDPAYFTELSHPSIEIHEVKCISNEED